agttggtgactaccttactAAACAACATACAGAACAGTTAAAGTGAAGTGTCTTCCCCAAGGGCACAACCACGACTGGTTACTTGGCTggcactctaaccaactgagctatcgcagCATCTGGTAATTGTAAGGGAAGAAAACTCATTCTTTACACATACAAAATTTTCAATTACTAGGTATATACCTTTCACTTCAATTCCACATTAGTTTGCATGTTGATGAAACAAATTACAATACAACTGTTGTAGAACACATGTCAGTCTCCTTATcattaatttatcattaattaagCAAATACATATCAGTGATGATTACAAATTATGTATAATTTCTTTCATAAACTAGATTTTACGTATGTTTTCTAATGAATTTCACTGAATTCTACCCCAAAATAGGCAATGGCTTGTTCAATAATATTCCAATCCTCATTTTCCATCATTTGCATAGAACTATCTCTGTCACTGAGCAGAAATAAAGTATCAATATTTGGGGAAGGTATTTAGATTGTCAAAATACAGACATGTGAGAAATAAAGTTATATCTTCAGATggttctgtacatgtatattatggtTTTGGGGGAAAGGCTATTGATTTTAATGAACATCCTTCTCAAACAAGCACAGCAGGAAAAGACAAATACAACTTAGACTTGAACTTGAACAGGACCTCTGAACTTGAGCTGCATGATGCCTGCTTTGCAGATTTCAAGATCTTATAGGTCATTCAGAGTCTGGAACACAATAACagcaatatatattttcacatgAAGGATTCAAATCTGATCTATCTATACAAGTTTTTCTAAAAACTTAGAAAATGAACAATACACAAAAAATAAGACCTTTTATTTTTGTACTACTAGGATAATGTACAggataatttattttgaatgtaTAATATTGACGAATTTGGCACATATATTAAtgcatacaaataaataatgatactgGTACGTTGCATGCTAATACCTCGGAATACATTGAAAGGATGTTTATTTTTGCTATCATTTAATTTGAGAAAGTGTTCTTAAAGTTAAAAATAAGATTGAAAAAAATGAGTATGGTATGATAATGGAATGCTTTTAAAGgacaaaatatgtatcaatataaatGAGTCTGTTTTCGAATAAAATTTTATTAGCActtttaattacaaatgtaatttgATGGTGAATAATGaacagaaataacaaaaataatgtatacataggtaaacattatatacttAACCTACATATTCTATCAGAACTGGACAGCTTCCAAACGGCTGATGAACGATGACATTGTAAAAAGATGTTAGTATGAtgacaaacagaaatatttaGGCATGTAAAACTAAGTGTCATATTTTTAATCGGAGAAAACAGTGCTAAAACTATCGCCTCCGTAGTGTTTCAGTGTTGTTTCGGGGAAAAGGTTAACcgcttgacctttgacctgcaACAAATGACCCGGATCAAAGATGGCGGAGGGGGAATTATGCAAAACGTCTATACTTAACAGGTGATTAGAGTAAATAAATGGTTAGCAaaatacaatctaattaaaatccatAAAGTCATTCTCACtgcgttacatgaacatctagcAACATCCCATAATCGCTACTTGTATAATGAAATAGCTGAGATTCCcacctatatacatatgtatcaatGCACGGCATTTGGTGAAAAAATTGTTGCATGCATAAATTAATCGGCCTACCGGTTAAGggggagttgtccggacaagatgtgtctacagacagacggacggacggcaaGGGTCGACTAATGGGGTGTAGTGTTTTGTCTGAAACTTGTGGGGTGCACCGTGCAAGTCGatcagaatttcaaaatatgtttttatttccgttcgaaaaatactttaaatttCGTCTCCAATAGGCGATGAAGATATTTTGACGCAATTAATCGGTGAATGCAGCCAACAAGGATGTTGAGTGAGTACGGcaagacggacggacagacagataACCCGATTCCAGAATACCCCCTTATTTCGTTGACAGTTCAAGTAcgagttttttttaatgttttattacatttttacctgCGAAAACttgacaagaggcccagagggcctgtattgctctcCTGGTTTTTAACTTGCTACAGTTGTTAACACAATCCGATTATAATACAGACCCTCACCTTATACTATTTTGTCAACACAGggacaaaaaaatatttattcacAAAGGCCTAGCTCTGTGACATTGCAAGTTAGCTGCATAATATAGTACCTTTTAAAGACTTGTCTATGTACAAAATTTAATCCATCAAACTTGGTAAACATTTACGGAAATTTTTGAGTGTATAAAATTCAAACAATACTTTTTTCTGAGGGGCATTAATTCTGTGAATGTACACCTAGTTACATATGGAATGGTTCGCACATTCAAAACTTTTGTTAAATAGTTTCATGAGATTCAATAATGATATTTGTTACAAAGGGCAATTTCGGTAACATTACAAGGGGAAAAAACTCTGTTAATAACTCTCCAAAGGTTTCCATTTCTGAAATTTGTGAGCTCTTGTTGATTATTGGCTTTCATCAAACTTACTCTagttatcgtgttcacaagGTTTAGTAAGAAAATTATTGCAAAGGGTAAAAACTCTGTAAATGACCACATGTTTGGCAGCAAAGGTAAAATTTCACAAAGTTTTTTGTGTGACTTTGCTTGTTTGACTCCTGCAATATGAGAAAGTGTGACCACTGGATATAGTTTGCACCTGTGAGCACATGTTTAGCAGCTACAGGATACCTATCAAATATATGATGGGGAAGCAATTTAAACTAAACGGAAGGGAcaacatatttcatatttatatatgtttataattcaTCTGTTCTACATTATTTGCACTTCTCGCGATCATGTGTGTGACCTAAAGTGATTAAAATCAATACAGTACTTTATAACTATTTAGAGCTCATACTGCAGCcacccaaaacacacatacgcactcatcacacgcacgcatgtcgcacgcacgggagaccgtccttaaatgaccgtagctgttaatagaactttaaacaaaataaacttaaccaaaccaaacccaatggatattcctgaccaaattggTAAAAATCCATttagaactttatgactagtagcaatttaaaagaTTCAACTATATTTtccctatcgggccccgcccaTCAGACCCCTTGTGGGTTCCgagtaaatatgtatacaaactcggttctccttcccccaaggatgttcctgactaaatttggttaaaatccattcatagctgtatgactagtagcaatttaaaggattcaCCTCGATttcccctatcgggccccgcccctcaggccactgggggttcagagttaaagtttatacaaaatctgttccccttcctccaaggatgttcctgaccaaatttggttaaaatccattcgaAACATTATAACTATTAGCAATTAAAAGGatttaactctatttcccctttcggccgcccctcaggcccctgagggttccgaataaaaatgtatacaaactctgttccctttcatCCAATGAAGTTCCTgtccaaatttggttaaaatccatttagaacttcatgacaagtagcgatttaaagactattatctatttcccctatttggccccacccttcaggcccctttggggtcagagtcaatatttatacaaactctttcccccaATGGATATTCCTGACAAAATTcggttaaaatccattcgtaacgttatgactagtagcaattaaaaggatttaactctatttcccctatcgggcccgcccctcaggccccttaggGTTCcgaataaaaatgtatacaaactctgttccccttcctccaatgAAGTTCCTgtccaaatttggttaaaatccatttagaacttcatgacaagtagcgatttaaagactaatctctatttccccattttggccccgcccttcaggccccttggaggtcagagtcaatattgatacaaactctttcccccttccccaaTGGATAATCCAGACCAaatctggttaaaatccattcataactttatgactagtagcaatttaaaggattaaactctatttcccctatcgggACTCGCCCCGCAGACCCCTTTAGGGTTCCGagtaaaaaatatacaaactcggttcctcttcccccaaggttGCTCCCggccaaatttggttgaaatccattaagaactagtagcgatttaaagagtaatctctatttcccctttttggccccgcccttaAGGCCCCTtgagagtcaatatttatacaaacttttTCCACCTTCCCCAATTGGTAATCCAGACCAAATTTAgaattttatgactagtagcaatttaaaggattcacctctatttcccctatcgggccccgcccctcagacccctcggGGGTTCCAGGgaaaaattatacaaactcggttcctCTTCCCCCGAGGAAgttcctgaccatatttggttaaaaatcaattcataactttatgactagtagcaatttaaaaactaatatctatttcccctatttgtccccgcccctcaggtccctgggggttcagggtaaaaatgtatacaaactctgtttccctttccccaaggatgttcctgaccaaatttggtaaaaaccCATTCActactttaggactagtagcaatttaaaaaaatgttgacggacgacggacgcaccttcgggccaggtgatctaaaaaatatataatcaaactttTAAAACTGATGCAGTGAtgaacattgaaaatataagGTATTGTCGGAACTTCTTCCCAGTTGCTTCGGCATGGGCGCAGTAATACCAGACGGtctatgttttattttgataaaaaaaaatatatccaaCTTCACTGTGTTCAGAAATAGTGGATACAATATTGTGCTAGAAATCTATACATAAAGTGTCGTTTATTAttcttaatatatattttaaaataaaactattttttagcgtatcaatattttgaaatgggCACTTAACCCGATCAGCTCACTCGATCGATTGTTATTTCGACGGATCGGTCTAGCTAAAAAGGTGATAAAAGCAGTTTAAGGCCTTATtcgaaatgtaataaaaaaaattgttttctgcattttatcaaatatatttcactcgtatgacagattcgaaaaaaatattttcactcTTGCTACGCACTCGTTAAACTTAAAATAATAATCTGCCATAATCGTACAATATATTCTCTATATACTGTTCACTTTAATGTGCCCAATGGTTGATTTACAAAACGTATAGCAATAAACTAAAATGAAGGAAAGCAAAAGATAGTCGTAAACCGTATTATTCATTCGTATCTATTCTATAGACTCCAATGTCCCTTTACCTACCATATCTCTTTGACATTACATATAGCACATAGCCCACACCATCTTTTCTACATATCTTTTATCATTATAACCTAAATTTTCATAATGGTTTAAATCTGCAATACGTATgctttgaattttgtttttttttctgattttgtctctgataccatttttttttgtttatagtAAGATACTAAATGAATAACCATTACCCTAATGACCACAGACGCCGATGGGCAGTTAAACCAAAACACAAGCCATCAATCGCAAATACCCTTTCGTGGGAGATTATATATAATCAGCATCACTTACGCCGGCGGCAAGTACACGACTCACTGACAATGACTTAATGTGATTAGATGGTTATGATAATATCATATCTCGCCAAATAAGGATTCATATAGCACAGCAGGTAAATTAATATGTACTTGTTATAAGCCGTCGCCAAATCACAATCCCACTAGCAGGGATCAATTGGAAATCGTGACAATGTTACAGAGAATAGGTATTGTAGTGCAGCTGATAACAAGTTATCTAAGTCCTTTATGGTCGACATCAATGCCGTTGCATGTATTCTGGAAACATCGATGTGTTAAAGTATAAAGACCAAGCCCACGTAACTTTAATATTAATTAGTACATTCTGATAGGAcaatatccagttgtactcAATACCCTGAGTATGTCGCTACAAATTAATTGAATCCTATAATTAATATCTTACGCTGTAAAGTTGTTGTCCCCGGCGAAAGTTGGCCCCTTTTCTTCAATGGGACAGATAAAATAAGGTGCATTTAAATGATGTATCGAATCCAAACAGGATATAGAAATCTATAGATCTATGACATGCGATGCCTACATGTGGAATACACGTCATCCTTACTAACTCTCCAATgggtgtttataaatattcatctgTTCTTTGCTATTTCGATCATATTCGAATGACATCAGAATAAAACGATATCCGTGATCAAAAagacatgtatattgatatagtcTGGTTTATCCGCACACGTTTTGAAATCAGGTTTAAAGGAACAATATCGGTTTAATTTTCTACTACAAGTTAGTTAATTAGCTATTAATgtttaacggcccatcaactCTCAATAAAGGCCATTTGGGCCGAAAAAATCGGcatcaaaaatatcaacaaacgaaatatgtaaaatagatatataaattaGCACAATTGCGTATTTAATTAAATGTGGATATGGTAACCCATTTCTTGTGATAGACAGCTTTTAGATTGTTCGAATTTTGATCGAATTTTAAGTCAGCAGGTACATTATATCGTCAACATTAGCCTACCATAGACATTCTTTAATGTAACACAACGATTTCCTGCCACAAACatattgctttattttttaagttattCTTAATCATGTGTACAGTTAAAATTAGTGTAATCAAATCCTTTTACAGATCGTGCGTCTTGCCTCCGTTCTATCACCGCCAGGCTCCGGTGGCCAAAATGTAATTGACTGCTCATTCCTGTacggtttggttttgttttgtattgtttgaatGTGTGTGAGTATTGTGGGGCTGCAgcatgtttgtgtttgtctccttgtgatagcacgAACATGATATCGACCTATAGTGGTACCTCACTGGAACacactgccaaagacacccagcaaaaCACCCCATTTGATCAAGTATACTGAtaatgggcgaaccagtcgtctcactccAGGAATACAAAGCGTTAATCAGAAGAAGCAACAACCTTTTTTTGGTTATCTGAACCGAAGGCGTCAACAGTGTACGTAAgctggtttggtttattttgtttaaagtcctattagggaacaaccaaccaattgaaaaaatatatttttgaaacagtccctgtgtatagaaagttgagccaaggataaaatgtctggcagccactgattggccagtatgttatgaagtgagaaaatagatatgtagcctgataggtaactatcaataagaaatgttgatatacatttcgtaagtccgattgattgttttcccaaaagttcaggtaataatatttaacaggtaaacatttaagatttttgagaattttttctgcgaaattcacccattttcaaaatggctaccctggggaaaatttgagctgaaggacctaagtttttttttattaggtgttatatcagaccctaaacttttgttataaatcataattgtcatattgaattcaagaatttgaatgaaatactccaaaacattaacactaaagtctttgggaaaacaattggttggttggtccctattaacagctatggtcatttaaggacggcctcccgtgcatgggacatgcatgcgtgtggtgattgcgtatgtgtgttttgggaggctgcggtatgttcgtgttaagtctccttgtgataggccggaacgtttgccgatttatagtgctacctcactgaagcatactgccgaagacaaccagcagcacaccccacccggtcacattatactgacaacgggcgaaccggtcgtcccactcctaatatgctgagcgctaagcaggagtagcaactaccatttttaaagactctggtatgtctcggctaggggacagaacctaaaggccaaaagtgaggcattgtcaagggagacattaggaagaagaaagctgttaagaaagagaaaagataagatcccaaagttagtcgcctcttacgatcatgcaatgggggcagcaggtacaattctgccgaagacacctagcagcacaccccacccgctCACATTATCACCAGGTCACCTCCTACCCATTGGCATGACGAAGTCTTCTTTTTTTATGAGACGTTCTTGAAAAACTGCACAAAGGGCCATTTGTCGACCTAAAGAGAAGATCGCTTCagatgtaattacatgtacattttcaagTTTAAGATTCATTACCAAGTCTCAATCAACTTCTAAATCTACATTAAGTAAATCCTTTTGCAAGTTAGTCAATcattaaatatgaataaattttCAATAACCTGATATAGATAAAGCCTTGCATTTAGTTTAAAACTTCTACTTTTGCAACATATGTCAAACATGATGTCACTTGAAATAAGAACAGGTTTGAAAGGAAAATTCATCAGACAGCAGtactatttttatttaaaaattatgtttaatttatttacatGACTTTTTTCAACGACACAACTCTATCTTTCTTGCTTCCGTAAAAGTTAAAATATATCTTgagtggtaatcttattttggCACTCTTAACACTGAAAGGACTATGTTGAGAGCCGATTTTACAGGTATTAATGTGGATGTGTGAATTTATCGTGGCTCCTATTTAAAACCAAAAGTGGTACAATGTAATGTGCTAAAATTTGATAGTACTTGGCAATTGATTTAAGTATACCTGCAGAAATAAGAAAGCCACATGTTAGAAACCATGGATCAACAAAAAACTTAACAAAAAATGACAATGGTTTGTAGCAGATGATGTAATGCATGCCAGAAGTGGTCCAATACATCTACTGAGACACTACAGGTACCATTGACAAATTTGGGTTATGGTTATTCTAGTTAAACATCTACCTACCCCAAGTTTCTTCAAGGGTTTGttcataaaatttatttaaattgatTATTCAATAGAGAGTAATTGATAAATCTTCACCATTGGTTTGAAGACGTTTGAATCTAGATTCATGGGGTTGAGTAgatgtttcattaaaataacattttatcaatTACATAACAAGTAATTGAAATGAATCCGGAATTAACTGGCCAACTTACAACCGCTGGTAAAGTCATATTTCCATGCTTAATAGGAAGATAAGACCCTGTTTGAAACCTGCAATGTTGAACATGGATGTTCAAATGTAGGATGGATGCATTATAAAGGTTTAACTTTGATGATTTGATCTGTAGACTAAACTAAAGATTCTGCGCATTTAAACTTGAAACTGAGGCACACTAATTTTGTCATACTATACAAGTATTGATCTCCATAAGTGATACTGGCTGTTAAAGTATAAAAAGTTATAAATGTACCTTGCTTGTGACTGGTTCTCCTGTATAGATGGGGACTGGTTCTCCTGTATAGATGGGGACTGGTTCTCCTGTGTAGATGGGGACTGGTTCTCCTGTTTAGATGGTGACTGGTTCCCCTGGGTAGATGGGGGAGCGTTCTCCTCTGAAGACCCTGTTTGAAACCTGAAATGTTGAACATGGACATTCAAATGTTTGACGGATGCAttataaataaaagttttaaCATTGATCCAAGACTAAACTTCAGAgcatttttatttgtaaatgggGCACACTGATTTTTATCATACTATACTATTGATCTCCCACAcacacgcactcaccacacgcatgcatgtcgcacgcacgggaggccgtccttaaatgaccttagctgttaataggtcgttaaacaaaataaaccaaaccaaactattgaTCTCCCTAAAATGTACCTTGCTTGTGACTAGTTCTCCTGAAAAGATAGAAACGGGTTCCCCTCAGAGGATGAGGACTGGTTCTCCTGTGTAGATGGGGACTGGTTCTCTTGTGTATATGGGGATTGGTTCTCCTGTGTATATGGGGATTGGTTCTCCTGTGTATATGGGGACTGGTTCTCCTGTGTATATGGGGACTGGTTCTCCTGTGTATATGGGGACTGGTTCTCCTGTGTAGATGGGGACTGGTTCTCCAGGGAAGATGCGGGCTGGTCCTCCTCGGAATATGGGAGCTGGTCATTCGGGAACAATGATGGGACCTGGTTAGATAGGGTTGCAGCTTATCATATATATCCActtatgtatgtacatatcataACTTTCTACATAATATCCGAAAAGTGCATCAAATCAGATATGAAGTcccaaagggccataactctagtAAATATTGTCAAATCGAACTGCCATTCAGGAAAACACAACTTCATGTCATAATGATTAGGCTTAACAAGTTTGAAAGATATTGGGTGAAAACTGTAGGAGGGGGATCTCTGGACAAATAAAAGTTCACGACGGACGGATGGAAGAACAACACTATACCATAATATGCCCCGTCATTTTTGACGGGCGTATAAAAAGCATACATGGGATGAAGATTATCAgcaaaaataaagaataaaaaatatattgattaatcAATCTTACCTCATCAGCATTGTCGTCAAGTCCTTGAAGAATAGTATTAACAAGACTGCTGTCCATGAAAGAGTCTTGGGCATCCTCATCATCAACGTTAAATGCATATATAGGGGATAGTGCTTCATCGTCACATGTGGAGTGTTTCATCGTCGTCAAGCTGTGAATGGGGCATATTGGTCTTCAAAAGAGGCACAAAGTGATTTGGATGCCAGTCTTTTTCTGATATGTTACTACCACGTACATTGCTCCACATAATGTAGACTTCTTTGGCAGTCATTACGCTCTCATTGGATTTGTGCTGAAGAAACCTTCGGTGACAGTCCTTTTTTAATTGTTCTTCCACCATAAAGAGGGTAAACCGATACGACAACACATTGAAGAACATTAGACAAGGCAGCAATCTGCCACATGCTCATGTATCTCCCACTTCTGCAAAGACCAAGCTCTTCAGCACGAAAAATTCGTTGGATTGTCAGATCTGTCAGCTTTTCAGCAGCATACTGTTCGAAGAACATGGCAAACTGTACCGCTACATTTCCATGGCCACATGGATTTGAACCTTCCTTCAAATAATTGTCATCCAGGTAAATTTCTTCGTTTCTGACCAGCTCTTCTATAATTCTAGCTCGCATTTCAAAGTGGTTCTCTTCATGACCATATAGGAGAAGACTTGCACATCTTGGTAAACAATTACCATCACCGTATACAATGGAAAGAAATAAACCTTTGTCTTTCTGTTCTTCGGGCATCAGACCAAGTACACTTTCATCAATCACTCTTCTGTGTGAAACAAATGTTACATCTGGCAGTTGAGGTAAAGTGGGTAGTTTGGTTTCAACCACAATTTGCTGCAAGTCATCATAGGTCTGACAAGTATTGAATTTCTCCCAAAGCTCAATACCAGATTTCTGATTTACTGTTGGGTGTCTTTTGGACCGGTTGTGTTGATTTGCATGGCGGAATAGTTGAGCTAGCCTTAGAAGTTTTCCCTCTTGTTAACTTTTTCAATGTTTTGTGCTGATTTTGTCCCGTGTACTCCTTATTTGGACAGTCTTCTGTCTTGCCACTTCTGCAGTTTTCACAGTAACACGATAGCTTCTTGACCATCAACTCATAGGGTGATGAAGGGGCGTTTATTATCTGATGGAGTTTTCTGCAACCTTGTAGAGTTGTGATGTTAGTTGGCTCCGTGTCCCTGTCGATGTCTTTTGTATCCACCAGGAAGAATCTGCGCTTAGATCCAGCTTCATGCAAGCAGATATTACTTGTAGAACACCAGGCATACATATCTCCTGAACCAGCTATACAGACATTCCTTCCCAGTATTGCCATATCCACAGCTCTGTTGATACATCCTAGTTCTCCGTCACTCTCTGACTTTCTATGGTCAGATCCAAAGTAGTTCCTCTCTATCTGAATGCTCTTAAGGCTAAGGTCAGCAAATGACCCCTTCCCCTTGTACTGGGCCGCACACCCATCTGAGAAAACAATAAGTTTGGAAAATGGAATTTCTGTTTCCTTCAGGTACTGTACAGATCTCTCAAGAAAATGGTCCACGGCATGATAGTCATGATTAATGTCATCACTAAGAAAGATAAGAGAGTTTCGAACAATCAACTGTGGAACATCAGGAGAGTGGTAAAACACCACTATAGGATGGATAGTGATCTGCTTTGCTGTGAAAATACCGACTTTGGTTCATCTTGATATCAGTTCGGTTCTTTCCGAAATCCATAACAAGTAAAACAGAGTCTTGGGGCAGGTTTCTTTTCAGTTCTGAGAACTGCCGCTGTTGCCATTGACCAACAAACAAGTGTTCTGAAAAACTGGTACTTTGCACAGGCCTATCAATATCTGACGCAAGTTCCTCAAGCATAGTAGTAACTGTTATCGCTTGCTTTCCAGGACTCTTCTCATCTTCCCgtccattttctttttttcccagTGATTCCAAGTCACTAAGTCattacttggtttgtttttctttttggcTCCACAAGAGAAGTAAGCAGATAATAAGGTGGTGGTGTCTAATTTGGTACATTTCTTGCAGGTTCTGTAGATACAAGCTGGAAAATGAAACCGCTGCCCATCATTCTTCTTGCAGAGTACAACATTCAGAAGTTGACTAGGTAGTTATAATGCATAAAAAGCTAGATTTGTAGCTGCCAATGCAGAATTTAACTTGGATTTTGGTCGATCGCTAGAATCTGCTAGTTCACACAAAAAATCAACAAGTCCAGCAGAATCTAAATGGCTGAACTCTACACCTATTTTAtcacaaaatgtaaaacattgtaaCAAATATCCATTGTACAATCGTAGGGTAGAAGGTGCTAAACACATAGAAAATTGTCTGATAGCACGTGGAGACCACCCTTTCTTAGTCAAAGTTTCTTGCCACAAACTCTCCATGCATATGTTCTCCATTTTTGATTTCGTAGTGGTTCCGCCTTCTTTCCGAGACTGATTATTGCGGTGTTTGGAATTTTGAATGGTTGACATATTGATGCCACACGAAGTCTCTGAAACCACGGTTGAGCTGGCCAGTAAGGTGCTATCACTGTAGCCTGTGCCTTTTGAGATTGAAGAACGTCCAAAATTTGTGTTATTAGGCGGAATGGCGgattcacaatttttttttccacaGCCCAGTTTTGCTGGGCAAGCGCGTCCACTCCTTCTGAGAGGGGGTGATAAAATCTGCTGTTGAATCTTGCTAAATGTGCAGTCTGTAGCGAAGCGAAGCGGTCCACTGTATGTGGGCCCCATATTTTGTCTATGGTATTGAATATTGCGGGGTGTAGTTTCCACTCGAAATGGCTTTGCATGCGACTCAATTGATCGGCAGTTGTATTGTCGATTCCCGGAATATGTCGGCACACTAACATCACATGATTGTCTATTGCCTCGGCCCATATAGCTTCCGCTAATTTTGTCAAGTCTTTGCTTGGGCCCCCCATATGATTCAAATATGCCACGGTTGAGATATTGTCTGATAATACTTTAATTGTCTTTCCCGTTATGTCTGTACGAAATGACACTATTGCCATTAACACCGCTCACATTTCCCTGTGGTTTGATGAAAGATTGCTTATTTCTGTGTTCCAAAATCCTTGAGCATCCTTGTTGAGGTAAGTTGCCCCCCATCCACTTTGGGATGCATCGGTAGTTATCTACCCTTGGACCACTGGAGTGATTATTGTACAACCGTTCCATGTCTCTAACGCATCAAGCCACCAGTTCAGGTCCTTGATAGTTGACTCATCTAACACGAGAACAGATCGCCAAGATGTACGACTACCTAGTAATCG
Above is a window of Pecten maximus chromosome 7, xPecMax1.1, whole genome shotgun sequence DNA encoding:
- the LOC117331138 gene encoding glutenin, low molecular weight subunit-like: MDSSLVNTILQGLDDNADEVPSLFPNDQLPYSEEDQPASSLENQSPSTQENQSPYTQENQSPYTQENQSPYTQENQSPYTQENQSPYTQENQSPSTQENQSSSSEGNPFQTGSSEENAPPSTQGNQSPSKQENQSPSTQENQSPSIQENQSPSIQENQSQARYT